The sequence GGGTGGTCATGACCGGATCGCCGGAATTGTTTGGCCCGTCCCCGGAAACGTCGATCACCTTCCTCACGCTGTCGTAGGGGCTTGAGGCTATCATTGTGGCGCCTTGGGCTATCGCAGCGGAGATCGAAGTGCGACGCTGCGTGCTGATCGGTCGCGCTTCCAGCCTATCGGCGAAATCGATTGCATCCTGCTGCGTCTCGATCAGCTGCCACTCGATCACGGAATCGGGTACAACATAGCCTGCCCATTCAAAATAGCTGATGACGATGCGGCCGGTGAGACCGCTGTTCACTGCTTCGATGAATTCCTTGTGCTTGAGCGCGTCGATATAGCCCTCACGCTGGATGCGAACTTCCTCAAAATCCATGGACCGTGAGGTATCGACAGCAAGGACAAGCTCGACATCGACCTCGCCTTCCGTGGCTTGCGCCACTGTCGAGGCGAGACCGGAGAGGCTGATGAGAACCGCGAGTGTCGTAAACATCGTCAACCAATCACTGCGTAATCCATAAAGGACTGTAACACAGCCTGGCGAGAGAATGACCCTCGACTGCCTGCGTTCCTTCAACTTTCAGTGAGAGAAAAATATGGCCTTGTCGCCGGGTTCCGACGGGTGATCAGCATCTCGACAACCGGATCGACGCGACCCGCCCGATCGTCGGCTGTGCCGCGGCACTGACTGAGCGAATTGCGGCTGCACCGCAAATGGTTGCGATCATGGCAGGCCATCTTCAAAGTACCTGGTATGCCATGCTTGCCTGCGGCAGATGTTCCGCTAGTTGGGTTCGAATGGATGTCCAGGAGAATGCAGTTCCCACTGGTTCGTTGAATACGTCCCAACAGGTGCCGCTTCACGTGCAGGACCCAGCTGCCATGGCGGAAGTCGAACGGCTTCTCACACGCCGGACACGTGACATCCGTCTCAAAGGCGAGCTTCGTCGCCTGTTTCGGGAGCGCTCCTGGTCGCGAACGGCCAAGATCGTTCGCGCCTGGATGATATGGGTAGCTTTGTTGGATGTGCTGACGCTGTCGCTCAACATGTTGATGCTTCCAGGAGCCGTCACCCTGCCGATGCTGCCAGCGAGCAGCGTCCTTCCGGCCGTCACAATGGCCGTCGCCGTTGTTTGGCAAAGGCCGCGCGCCCCCTGGCTCCAAGGGCTCTCGCTGATTGCCGGCATGTTTCTCATTCTCTTGTCGATCGCATTGGTGGGCGTGAGTGCGGGTGGCGAGTTCTACGAGCGGCACCTGAACATCATGCTTTTCGTGGCGATTACAGCCATCATCATCTTTGGCATACCATTGGCGTGGACGGCGACGATCGCCGCTTGGGCCCTCGGCCTTTATCTCGTTTTTCAGTTGCTGAACCCAAACCTTGAAATCGGGAGCGCCCTGGCTGCGACGCTGTTTTTTGCCAGTGGTATCATCGCAACGGTCGT is a genomic window of Rhizobium etli 8C-3 containing:
- a CDS encoding DUF1194 domain-containing protein, with amino-acid sequence MFTTLAVLISLSGLASTVAQATEGEVDVELVLAVDTSRSMDFEEVRIQREGYIDALKHKEFIEAVNSGLTGRIVISYFEWAGYVVPDSVIEWQLIETQQDAIDFADRLEARPISTQRRTSISAAIAQGATMIASSPYDSVRKVIDVSGDGPNNSGDPVMTTRDKALRAGIVINGLAIMLRPSDAPSGLDKYYADCVIGGPGSFVLPVRKIEDFAVAVRRKLVMEISGLGPPEVMQKIAGEVPATDCMIGEKQWQDMFNR
- a CDS encoding GGDEF domain-containing protein → MDVQENAVPTGSLNTSQQVPLHVQDPAAMAEVERLLTRRTRDIRLKGELRRLFRERSWSRTAKIVRAWMIWVALLDVLTLSLNMLMLPGAVTLPMLPASSVLPAVTMAVAVVWQRPRAPWLQGLSLIAGMFLILLSIALVGVSAGGEFYERHLNIMLFVAITAIIIFGIPLAWTATIAAWALGLYLVFQLLNPNLEIGSALAATLFFASGIIATVVARRTMTILAQKTFLLELRDRSRVAELADANARLEHLARTDPLTGIANRRWMMETLDRLWGGGTKCPAGAAMLMCDIDEFKTLNDRLGHAEGDRCLVEVADIIQDCVRRDRDHVARYGGEEFLVLLPGVDARGAIAVAEQIRKSVEAGTFPNPGSHVSRYVTLSIGVAVQAPAAEAATPEQLQHRADAALYIAKQAGRNRVVLHGAAPSSI